From one Lycium barbarum isolate Lr01 chromosome 6, ASM1917538v2, whole genome shotgun sequence genomic stretch:
- the LOC132600842 gene encoding histone H4 has product MSGRGKGGKGLGKGGAKRHRKVLRDNIQGITKPAIRRLARRGGVKRISGLIYEETRGVLKIFLENVIRDAVTYTEHARRKTVTAMDVVYALKRQGRTLYGFGG; this is encoded by the coding sequence ATGTCGGGTCGTGGAAAGGGAGGAAAAGGGTTAGGAAAGGGAGGAGCAAAACGACACCGTAAAGTCCTTAGAGATAACATTCAAGGTATCACTAAGCCTGCTATTAGGCGTTTGGCACGTAGAGGAGGAGTGAAGCGTATAAGTGGGCTTATATATGAGGAGACACGTGGCGTGCTGAAGATATTCTTGGAGAATGTGATACGTGATGCTGTTACTTACACTGAGCATGCTAGGAGAAAGACTGTTACTGCTATGGATGTTGTTTATGCTCTTAAGAGGCAAGGAAGGACTCTCTATGGTTTCGGTGGTTAG
- the LOC132643850 gene encoding secreted RxLR effector protein 161-like yields the protein MPIHDTRADINFVVGMLGRYQSDPGIDHWKAAKKVLRYLQGAKDHMLTYRRSDHLDVIGYSDSDYVGCVDTRKSAFGYLFLLAGGAISWKSVKQSVIAASTMEAEFVACFEATI from the coding sequence ATGCCTATACATGATACGAGAGCAGACATCAATTTTGTTGTTGGGATGTTGGGTCGATATCAAAGTGATCCAGGAATAGACCACTGGAAGGCTGCAAAGAAAGTGTTGCGATACTTGCAAGGAGCGAAAGATCATATGCTCACTTATAGAAGATCTGATCATCTTGATGTGATTGGATATTCAGATTCAGATTATGTTGGTTGTGTGGATACAAGAAAGTCTGCATTTGGTTATTTGTTCCTGTTAGCTGGAGGAGCAATATCATGGAAGAGTGTGAAACAGTCTGTTATAGCTGCATCCACTATGGAAGCTGAGTTTGTGGCATGCTTTGAGGCCACGATTTAG
- the LOC132600839 gene encoding chitinase 2-like translates to MEFFRILISLFALQFLLFLSPIHTAPGNSNLFREYIGAEFKDVKFIDVPIHSDVEFHFILSFAIDYTTSSPSPANGQFNIFWDTDNLTPSSVSAIKNQHSNVKVALSLGGDSVGGASAYFNPTSVDSWVSNAVSSLTNIIKQYNLDGIDIDYEHFQADPNTFAECIGRLITALKNNGVISFASIAPFNDDEVQSHYKALWKSYGHLIDYVNFQFYAYDEGTTVSQFMDYFSTQRSNYEGGRVLASFSTDRSGGLKPENGFFTACSQLKSKGELGGIFVWSADDSKSNGFKYEKQSQALLAIPH, encoded by the coding sequence ATGGAGTTCTTTAGAATTTTAATTTCACTCTTTGCTCTTCAATTCTTACTTTTTCTATCACCAATCCATACAGCACCTGGAAATTCCAATCTTTTCAGGGAATACATTGGAGCAGAGTTCAAGGATGTCAAATTTATTGATGTTCCCATTCACTCTGATGTCGAATTTCACTTCATTCTCTCTTTTGCCATTGACTACACCACTTCTTCTCCATCACCCGCAAACGGTCAATTCAATATTTTTTGGGACACAGATAACCTCACCCCTTCTTCTGTTTCCGCGATTAAAAACCAACATTCGAATGTCAAAGTAGCATTGAGCTTAGGAGGTGACAGTGTTGGAGGAGCCAGCGCGTATTTCAACCCTACTTCGGTCGATTCTTGGGTTTCAAATGCTGTCTCGTCTCTTACAAACATCATTAAGCAATACAATTTGGATGGAATTGATATCGACTATGAACATTTTCAAGCTGATCCTAATACCTTTGCTGAGTGCATAGGCAGACTAATCACAGCTCTCAAGAACAACGGAGTTATTTCGTTTGCTTCTATAGCTCCGTTTAATGATGATGAAGTTCAGAGTCATTACAAGGCGCTATGGAAAAGCTATGGTCACCTTATAGACTATGTTAACTTCCAATTTTACGCGTACGATGAGGGAACCACTGTGTCTCAATTCATGGACTATTTTTCTACTCAAAGATCCAATTATGAAGGAGGAAGGGTTCTTGCTAGCTTCAGTACAGATAGGAGTGGGGGATTAAAACCAGAAAATGGATTTTTCACAGCATGTAGTCAGCTTAAAAGTAAAGGAGAGTTGGGTGGAATATTTGTGTGGAGTGCTGATGATTCAAAATCAAATGGCTTCAAATATGAGAAGCAATCACAAGCATTACTCGCCATACCCCACTAA
- the LOC132600837 gene encoding uncharacterized protein LOC132600837, with translation MQSFHIEGKISLLDDKQLFYELMCSKCKNFVRTKIMKAIDCVNCDQQAMLTPRCRFQVQIADGSGSTIATLVGEPGENLLSMKAEQIYETINVKNESLPLPDIQQHLADKVFKVQLKKSFSRNSDETPAKLFILSFAEKQDTLQLPAVSTSTNTGESSKRELDKVASEEEQKKINHWKYLI, from the exons ATGCAATCTTTTCACATTGAAGGTAAAATATCGTTGCTGGATGATAAGCAGCTATTTTATGAATTGATGTGTTCAAAATGCAAGAACTTTGTTAGGACCAAAATAATGAAAGCTATTGACTGTGTAAACTGTGATCAACAAGCAATGTTAACACCCAG GTGTCGCTTTCAAGTCCAAATTGCAGATGGAAGTGGATCGACAATTGCAACATTAGTAGGTGAACCTGGAGAGAATCTTCTTTCAATGAAAGCTGaacaaatctatgaaacaattaACGTGAAG AACGAATCGCTGCCCCTTCCAGATATTCAACAACATCTTGCTGACAAAGTGTTTAAAGTACAACTCAAGAAATCTTTTTCTAGGAATTCTGATGAAACACCAGCAAAACTGTTCATTTTGTCATTTGCTGAGAAGCAGGATACTCTCCAATTGCCAGCAGTATCAACTTCTACAAATACTGGAGAAAGCAGTAAGAGAGAACTCGACAAGGTAGCATcagaagaagaacaaaaaaagatAAATCATTGGAAGTACCTCATCTAG